TTGAATTCTGGGATCATATTCTGTCTCCTTTATTCGAACTATGCTACCGGACGTGTATTGGATTTGTATTAGAGATCGATAGAAGATTCCCATACAAACGCTTCACACCTGTCCGTGCCTGCCAGCCTTCGAGGATCCTCTAGCTATTCTGCGGCTTTTTCCTGCTCGCTTTCCGCCGGAGCGGATTCTTTCTCCGCGGCTTCGGCGGCTTTCTTCGCTTCCGCTTCGCGCTCTTCGATCGTCTTATAGTTGCCCGTCGCAATGGATTTCAACATGTCCAATGCTTTGCGGGTCATCACGCGGCTGGCGGCGTCCATCGCGATGGCTTCGCTCAATTGGCGCTGACCCTTCCTGCCGCCGCGAATCTTGCTGAAATCAACGCCTTGCATCGCCAGGTTGTTGATGGCGTTGCTGTATTCCGAGTTCAAAGCCGCATCGTCGATCTGGAGCTTCTCTTTGCGCACGATCTCATCGAGGATCAAACCGCGCTCGAGGCGTTTCTTCGCCACAGGCTTGACGTCTGATTCGATGAAATCTTCACGCGTCGTATTCCGCACTTTGAAGTAGGTCTCCAGGTCCATGCCCTGCTGGGCGAGCCGCTGGGAAAGGTCTTGTAACACATGTTCGCCTTCATGTTCCAGCGTGTGTTCGTGATACTTCAGTTTTGCGCCTTCCTTGACCTTCTCGATCAAATCCACAAAATACTTGTCGTCGTATTCGTTCTGCGAACGAGCTTCGACATCTTTTTTCACCGCTTCCATCAGCGCGTCGACGGTTTCACCCGCGCCGGTCATTTTGGCAAAGTCGTCATTGACGTCCGGGAGGGTCACGCCGCGCACGGTTTTAACCGTCGCCGTGATCTCCACAGCTTTTTCGCGCAGTTCTTCCACATCCCAATCTTTGGGAAAAGTATGTTGGAAGGTTTTGCTTTCACCGGCTTTCAGCCCAACGAGTTCTTTTGCAAATCCGTTATAGGGCCATTCGGTATCGCGCTCTTCCTTGCGGACGAAGGTGGCAAAACCTGTTCGATTCAACTCGGGGGTCTCGGAGGAGACGTCGAGGAGGATGTAATCACCGGTTTCGACGGCGCGGTCCACAGTCTCGGTCGAGGCGTACATCTGGCGGAGGTCTTCGAGCGCCTCATCCACTTTCTCCTTGCCGGGCGCCTCCCATTCATAGGGAAGTCTTATAGAAAGATAATCGCCAAGGTCCACATCCGGCGCGAGGGGAACATTGAAAATGAATTTGGGCGGATCCACACTCTCGATGGATTCCAATCTGCCTGAAGCGCCGGGGTTTACGTCCGCCTCTTTGAGAATGTTCGAGTATTCCGCATCGATGAACATGTCGACAGCCTGTTCGGTGATCGCGCCTTCGCCGTAGTTGCGTGCGACGATGTGATAAGGCGCCTTGCCGGGGCGGAAACCCGCGATATTCCCCCGCTGCGAGATCTTCGCCGCTGCGCGTTTCTTGTATTCGTTCATCTTATCCTGGTCAACTTCCACAATAAGTTTGACCGAGTGATCGTCCTGATACTGCTTATCGATGTTCAAAGTTACCTCTTTTGGTTTTCAAACCTGACGGGTCTTGCGGACCGGTCAGGTTCCATGAAATTGATATATTGGTGAGGATGGTGGGAGTCGAACCCACACGCCTTGCGGCACATGATCCTAAGTCATGCCTGTCTGCCAGTTCCAGCACATCCCCGTGTGGATACGCTTCGAGCGGCGCAATTATACCGTAGGGTGCGCCTGATTTGCAGGTATAATAGCGCGAACGTCTACGACGAGAGAGAATTTTCCTGTGCCCATTTCTTCCGGCATCCCGGCCCCCATTTTCGAACTCAAGGACGACACGAACACGCTCCGCAGGCTTTCCGATTATCGCGGAAGAAATGTCGTCCTTTATTTTTACCCGAAGGACGACACTCCGGGATGCACGAAGGAAGCCTGTAACTTCCGCGACGATTACTCCGCATACGAAAGAGCCGGGGTCGTCATCCTCGGCGTCAGCCCGGATTCGGTGGAGTCGCATGCGAAGTTCAAAAAGAAATTCATGCTCCAATTCCCTCTGCTTGCGGATGATGGACATAGGGTCTGCGATTTGTACGGGGTTTGGGGACCGAAACAATTCATGGGAAAGAGTTACGAAGGCGTATTGCGGACCACCTTCCTGATCGATGGGGAGGGGATCATCAAGAAAGTATATGAAGGTGTACGCCCATCCGAACACAGCCGCGAACTTCTTGCTGAATTGGGTTTGGGTTGACCGGATTTGCGTATCAGGATGCCGGTTGATGTGTTATAAGGTGTTGTCTGCCGACGGAGCTGAAATTCGTCGGCATGATTTTGTGAAATTCCATGAAATCCGTCGAACAAACCGAATTTATCCTGGTAACGGATGTCGTGACAATGATAAGGGATTTTGATATAATCCCCCCTTGTGAAAATTGAGACAAATACTCCACGTTTTGTCCAATTCAAGTTAATGATCGGGGCTTCCTCCCCGTACAATCTTTTCAGGAGAGAGAATCTATGGGTCATTTTGTAATTGTGGGGATCCTGGTCATCCTCATGACCGTTCTCACATATATCGGTCTCGATGCTGTGGGACTTGCGACCAAAATGCACAAGGTTGTCGCCAGCGCCCAGGCAATCCCCATCGACCAGTTATGGCATTGGGAAGTCATCGTCATATCCTTTTTATTTTCACTGATCGTCGTGCCGATGGCGTATAGCCTGGTTGTTTTCCGCCAGAAAAAGGGAGAAATGTTGGACGGGGAACATATGGAAGGCAACTCAAATCTCGAAATTGCGTGGACGGTTCTTCCGCTCATCACCGTGGTGGTATTTGCATATCTCGGAGCATATTCACTGGGTGAGGTTCGGCGTATCGACCCGGATGCCATGGTGGTCAACGTCAAAGCACAGCAATTCACCTGGACGTTCGAATACCCTGAATACGGTTTTTTCAGTACCGAACTTCATCTTCCGGTGGATCGCCAGGTCGTCTTGAAAATGGAATCAGTGGATGTCATACACTCGTTCTGGGTCCCCGAATTCCGCCTCAAGCAGGACGTCGTGCCGGGCCGTGTGACCGAATATCGTGTGACTCCGATCCTCGAGGGAAGATACAAAGTCCGCTGCGCTGAACTATGCGGTACATCCCATGCATACATGGAAAGCGCCGTTATTGTGGACAGCCCGGAGGCGTACAATGCCTGGGTGGCCGAGCAGATCAAAATCGCGGCTGAATCGCAAACTCCTGAAGGGCAGGGCAAACTTCTCGCAACGAAAAACGGATGCATCGGTTGTCACTCCATCGACGGCTCGCCTCTGACCGGTCCCACATGGTTTGGCTTGTTCGGCTCGACCGTGACCCTCTCCGACGGCTCGACCGTCACGGCAGATGAGGCCTTCATCGCTGAATCCATTCTCGACCCGAACGCGACGATCGTCGAGGGTTTCCCATCTCCATCCGTGATGCCGCCCTACGCATTGACCGACGAAGAGATCGCGAATCTCATCGCTTACATCAAGACCTTGAAATAAGAAGGAATAGTTACCATGAAGGGATTCTTTTCTAGCGCCCTCTGGCGTGGTTTGCTCTGGCAGGTGATCGGC
This portion of the Anaerolineales bacterium genome encodes:
- the tig gene encoding trigger factor, whose translation is MNIDKQYQDDHSVKLIVEVDQDKMNEYKKRAAAKISQRGNIAGFRPGKAPYHIVARNYGEGAITEQAVDMFIDAEYSNILKEADVNPGASGRLESIESVDPPKFIFNVPLAPDVDLGDYLSIRLPYEWEAPGKEKVDEALEDLRQMYASTETVDRAVETGDYILLDVSSETPELNRTGFATFVRKEERDTEWPYNGFAKELVGLKAGESKTFQHTFPKDWDVEELREKAVEITATVKTVRGVTLPDVNDDFAKMTGAGETVDALMEAVKKDVEARSQNEYDDKYFVDLIEKVKEGAKLKYHEHTLEHEGEHVLQDLSQRLAQQGMDLETYFKVRNTTREDFIESDVKPVAKKRLERGLILDEIVRKEKLQIDDAALNSEYSNAINNLAMQGVDFSKIRGGRKGQRQLSEAIAMDAASRVMTRKALDMLKSIATGNYKTIEEREAEAKKAAEAAEKESAPAESEQEKAAE
- the bcp gene encoding thioredoxin-dependent thiol peroxidase; protein product: MPISSGIPAPIFELKDDTNTLRRLSDYRGRNVVLYFYPKDDTPGCTKEACNFRDDYSAYERAGVVILGVSPDSVESHAKFKKKFMLQFPLLADDGHRVCDLYGVWGPKQFMGKSYEGVLRTTFLIDGEGIIKKVYEGVRPSEHSRELLAELGLG
- the coxB gene encoding cytochrome c oxidase subunit II: MGHFVIVGILVILMTVLTYIGLDAVGLATKMHKVVASAQAIPIDQLWHWEVIVISFLFSLIVVPMAYSLVVFRQKKGEMLDGEHMEGNSNLEIAWTVLPLITVVVFAYLGAYSLGEVRRIDPDAMVVNVKAQQFTWTFEYPEYGFFSTELHLPVDRQVVLKMESVDVIHSFWVPEFRLKQDVVPGRVTEYRVTPILEGRYKVRCAELCGTSHAYMESAVIVDSPEAYNAWVAEQIKIAAESQTPEGQGKLLATKNGCIGCHSIDGSPLTGPTWFGLFGSTVTLSDGSTVTADEAFIAESILDPNATIVEGFPSPSVMPPYALTDEEIANLIAYIKTLK